Proteins co-encoded in one Stomoxys calcitrans chromosome 5, idStoCalc2.1, whole genome shotgun sequence genomic window:
- the LOC106090968 gene encoding uncharacterized protein LOC106090968 has translation MAGSKWPFFIAGFSIFFFSLSSLYYIGGLMGLYNFLEYTDDESSENSTETATDPYMAALDGEDLKSLSRGQVAEMTFELLMDVAVLVSSVFLYVGLKKKFPNFISPWLIISFLHVVVGSVWLFVIFGDDDNSFMEEAVNLFLEVFVSAMWYPIYKQYKAIRNPKEEIQPTSQCNAIREFDHHKTATAPREV, from the exons ATGGCCGGTTCGAAGTGGCCCTTTTTTATAGCGGgattttccatatttttcttCTCCTTGTCCAGCCTCTACTACATTGGAGGTTTGATGGGACTATACAACTTCTTAGAGTATACTGACGATGAAAGTAGCGAAAATTCCACCGAAACAGCCACAGATCCTTACATGGCCGCCCTGGATGGCGAAGACTTGAAAAGCTTGTCAC gtgGCCAAGTAGCCGAAATGACCTTTGAACTACTTATGGATGTAGCTGTTCTTGTTTCTTCAGTCTTCTTGTATGTGGGCCTTAAGAAG aaatTTCCCAATTTCATTTCCCCTTGGCTAATCATTTCCTTCTTACATGTCGTAGTGGGTAGTGTATGGCTGTTTGTCATTTTTGGGGATGATGATAATTCCTTTATGGAAGAAGCCGTCAACCTTTTCTTAGAAG TGTTTGTTTCTGCAATGTGGTATCCCATCTACAAACAATACAAAGCAATTCGTAATCCTAAGGAGGAGATACAACCTACTAGCCAATGTAATGCCATCAGGGAATTTGACCATCATAAAACCGCCACAGCACCGCGGGAGGTTTAA